The DNA segment CTGCTGGAAACCGCCGTATTATTGCAGTCACTGGCCCCCACGCGGTACAACTGTTTCAAGAGAGCTATATCACCATTAAAGAGTTGTGCACACTTTTTAAGGTCAAGCCACACGAGCTTATGACAGCCGTAATAAAGCAACAAGACCAATGTAAACAAGCACAACAACAGGCTCGTGCCCTCAAGAAACAACTCATTTCGCTCAACCTTCCGCAGTGGCTTGCGTCCGCAGAAACTATTAACGGTCTTTCAATCGTTTTGCTGGAACTTCAGGGATATGGACTGGATGATCTCAGAATGCTTGCACAAGAATTGCAAACCCATAAACCAGGACTATATTGCATCTTTAATAGTGAAGGGAATAAGACCGCCTTTATAATTTCGCTACATTCTTCATTAGCGCAAAAACATAGCCTCGAGATTCTCAAGGCATTTTTACAAAAATCGTTTAAGCTTCGTGGTGGTGGGACAAAAACCTTACTTCAAGGAGGAGGGCCACTCCTTCCACGAGGATGGGAAGAAACCCTACGAACATGGCTACAGGCACATATATAGTTAGATGATTAATGGGAGATTGAGTCGTACATTTCGCGAGCAGGAATAAATGTAATTTTCTGGTCATCGGATAGCTGCTTTGAGCGACATTCGCATGCAGCATCCAAAGAAGAAAGTTCTAGGGAGCACGCCATACATATGATCATGGTTGTTTCTTTTTTCTGCATAATCTCTCCTGTTGATACGATTGATGGCTCATTTAGAAACCTCACCAGCTTATCAAATAGACATGATCCAGCAACAGGTCGCCCTTACGGAGCAGGCTCAGCAAAAAGCTCCTCAATCATATCACAAGCCTTCTGAATAGCCTGATCAACCTCTGGTCTCGGTTGATTAAATTTAGTTAAAACATAATCTGCCACAGCGTCACGATCTTCTGGTCTTCCGACCCCAAACCTTAGCCTCAAAAAATCTTCGCCGTATGAGGCCATTATGGATTTAAGACCATTATGTCCACGAGCGCTTCCTCCCTCTTTAAGCTTTAAAATACCAAAGGGTAATTCTAGCTCATCGTGAACTACCAATAGTTGGCCTGGCTTAAGCCCCATTTGCTTCAAGGAAGGAATAACAGATCCAGAAGCATTCATGAATGTTTGCGGTTTAACTAGGAGGACATCACAATCTTGGATAGTAACATGGGCAAGTAGCATAGCCCCCTGACGTTCCCAAGACGTACCCAAGTGCTCCGCAAGCGCATCAACAATACGAAACCCTATTGAGTGGCGAGTCCAGTAATAAGATGGGCCTGGATTTCCCAAGCCCATAATAACGGTAATTTTACAGCGAGAGGCTTGCTTCATGCAGTCCTGCTACCACTTTTACCTTCGTATGCCTTGTTCATGTATGCTAATAATTCTTGCGTCTTGTCAGCCTGGCTGCGCATTGCAAGTCCCGGTGATTTTGGGACAACGAGATCGTAATGATGCTCTTGCGCAAACTGTGAAACTTGGCTATCGAGTTTTTGCACAAAACGCAATTCTGCTTTTTGACGTTCTACACGATAATCCTCAAGGGCCCGTTCCGCCTTGGTATCGAGATCACGTTTTTTGCGCACGAGAGTATTTTGTTCAGTCTCTTTGGCTGCCTCACTGAGCAGCGCTACTTTGTTTTGAAACTTAGTAACAGCGTCCTTAAGCTCGCTCTCTTCTTGCTTGATAGTATCAAATAACTTTTGATATGTTGTATCAATTTCCTCTACAAGTGCAGCACGTTCTTTTGACTTTTCCATAATTTCATCTGGATTATAGGCACAAATAGCAAGATCATTTGCACTTAAATAACCCAATCCTAAACAACATAAAACGGCAATAACCTTGTGTCTCTTCATAGACAGACCCTTTTTGATAACAAATGTGATTACAGGGCATCACTGTACTTATTTTCCTGATATGCGTCAACGAGAGTCAACTCGCTGTTCGCGAGTACGAACCACCCATTTACGAGCTTCTTCAAAAAAGAATAATGGAGCTGTAAAGAGCAAGATCAGACCAAACTCTTTTGCGCTCAGCGGCACAGTTTTAAATATCCTTTGTAGCATAGGCATACGGACTACAAGCACTTGTAATACACCAACGAGTACTGTAGCAGCAATAAGCCATCGATTAGAAAACCATCCAATTTCAAAGATTGGTTTGCGTTCTGATCTACAATTCCATGCATTGAACCACTGATATAGCGCCATGGTCACCATCGTAAGTGTCCGAGCTTTATCTAGATCTGTGTGATAATAGAAACTAAAAATAATAAGTGATCCTAACCCCATTGGGATCGCCATATAGAGAGTCTTAATAATCAGTGACTTATCTATGAGATAGCGACTTTTTTTGAACCAATCTTGTCGCAATAATCCGTCTTCCTTAGGTTCCATCGCCAATGCCACGTCAAGAAATCCATCAGTCACAAAATTGAGCCACAAAATCTGTGCCGCCAAAATTGGTAATGGGAAATTCAAGAGCAATGCAAACATCACGACCAAAACTTCACCAAGATTTGTAGTAAAGAAATACAATACAACACGTCGCAAAGCATAGAGAATATGGCGACCCTGCTCTACCGCACTTACAACATGCACAAATGAATCATCAAGCAGTACAACGTCAGCAGCTGCCTTAGCGACCTCAGTACCAATTCCACCCATTGCAATACCGACATCAGCTGCAATAAGCGGCGGTGTATCATTCACGCCATCGCCCGTCATTGCAACTACTTCTCCAAGGTCATGGAATAAACGAACTATGCGCAGCTTATCCGCCGGTGTCACTCTCGCAAAAACAGTGATACGAGCAAGACGGCTCATCAATTCATCATAAGCAAGAGCCTCTAGATCCTTACCTTCGACAACCTCATCGCCTTCACGATAGATACCAACTCGTTTAGCAACATAAAGAGCCGTTTTCTTATGGTCACCTGTTGCCATCACAATATGCAAGCCCGCGTCCCGCGACTGAGAGATCATATCAATGACATCGGGACGAATAGCATCTTGGATTCCAAAGAATCCCATAAATTCAATACTCTCTAATTTGCTTTTAAAAAACGTAAGATCGTTACCATGATTTTCAACTTGATCCAAATTTAATGTAATAGCTCCAACACTTACAATCCGTAAACCTACCGCAAGCATTTTGTCGAGCGATTCTTGTGCACGAGTATCAAAATTGTGACAACGCTCTTTCATAATCTCGGGAGCACCTACAACGAATGCTATACATTTACCGTTATATTTATAAAAACCAGCGTGATACGCATATTCGCGGTCAAAAGGAATCTCGTAAATCAAACTATATGCGTCATACACCTTCTTTTCATCTAACCCAAGTTTTTGAGCAAATATGTACATAGCTGCTTCAAGTGGTTCACCCTTGATCTTGAATATATCTCGCTCTTTCACGTATTCAATCTCAGACCGATTCAATAATGTTCCTGCAAGTGCCAGGGCATCAATATGCGGATTCATGCCTATCATTGTTTCGGTGCCATTACACCTAATTGTCCCCTGTTTAAAATATCCAGAACCAGATATTGAACATAATTGTCCACTTACGTATACCTGAGAAACAACCATCTCATTACGAGTCAATGTTCCTGTTTTATCAAGAACAATTACTTCAGTACGACCCAACGCATCAACAGCGCGTAATCGTTTTACCAATATGTTCTTCTTGGCCATACGATGCGCACCCGTCACTAGTACCAACGTAAGTACAACAGGCAAACCTTCCGGAACCACACAAATAAATAGCGCCGTTAACATGACAAGTAAATCAGTGAAGGTTTTTCCCAATAGCAGCCCTATTCCCAACAGAGCAACACACAGGATAAAAATGAGAACCAGAACACCACGCGCAAGCCGATCAAGTTCATGTTTTAATGGCATATCAGTACGAATACCTTCGATGCTGATATGTAAATGTCCAATTTCAGTATCAGATCCAATCGCAGTTACTATTGCCTTTCCAGATCCTGAGAGGACCGATGTTCCACGAAAAACCATATTAATTTGATCGGCAATAGACGCCTCACGTGAAATGGTGCCACTTGTTTTTATAATACCTTCCGATTCTCCTGTAAGAAGAGCTTCATCGATTTTGAGATTATTGACCTCAATGAGACGAGCATCGGCAGGAATACGCTCTCCCTCGTGAAGCACAATAATGTCCCCAACAACAATATTTTCATCGTGAATAACCTCCTTTTCCCCATCACGCAATACAACCGATGTTGTTGTAATAAAGTGACGAAGGCGATCGAGAATATTTTGCGTTCTCCCCTCTTGGATAGTTCCTAAAATGGCATTAAATGAAAGAACCCCACTGATAATGAATGCATCCATCTTATTGCCTACAAAAAAAATTATCGCTGCAGCGATAAGCAAAATGTAGATAAGGGGATTTTGAAATTGCCGGACAAAGATCAAAAGAAGAGGATCGCGGGGAGGTTCAGGCAATGTATTTGGACCATGTTTTTCTAAACGTTGTCGAACCTCATTTGATGACAACCCCTGTTCAGCACTCGTTTTATATTTTTGCAGTAGCTCATTTATAGTACTTTGATACGCTTTCACACTATACTCCTTCTCCTGCATCTTGGCGTAGCGTTATCATACGAATGTACCGTAAAATCTTCAAGAAAAGAGACTTTTGCGCCGTTGCGTACTGCTATCGCTCTTATTCATAAATCCCTTCAATCTGAATATTGACATGCTGGTAAAATAGAAAAGAACATCTATGAAAAGCTTTAAAAAAATGTTCATACTCCAATTCTTACGATAAAAAAGCTTCCCAATGATAAAAGCGAACACCGTTATCATTGGGAAGCTTTACCCATTAATTTTTAACCTTTACACCTCGATGCTCAGCACACTGAGATGCAGTCGCCATCTCAGGCACGTCGTCTACGACCATCCTGTAGTTCATGAAACGCGGTTTGTAGTCCCGACTTCAGATTGGCAATATCTTCTGCTTTCCAAGTCGCATGATCACTGTGAACAAATGTCGTCTTATCCACACGGTTGTCAAAACGACCTACAGGGATATGAAATGTCTGGCCGCGTGTAGAAACACAAATGGTGTTAGGTTTATCAGAGGTTTGTACGAGATGAGCAATATCATCACATCCATAGTCTGTATACATTACCGCCTGAGGAACACAATGATTAAGGATAGAGCCTGGATCATTTGGATTCGCGCGAGCAAGATTTTTGCGACGTGATTCTGCAGGATCAACCCATATATAAAGCAAAGATGCTTTTTCCAAAATAGCGGGGCTAAGCTGTGATAATGCATATTGATATCCGTATGGTTGAGGCAACGGCATTGGTGAAGATTCTGCACCACCACGCGCAAACTCAATAACAACGGTCTTATCCTTCACACCCTTTTTTGCCTCTTGGTTTTTACTTGCCAAAAGTTTCTGCGCATCCTGCTCTACCGCTTGGGCTATTTCCTTGCGCAATTTTGCATCCATTGAACTAAACACAGGAGCTGCACCGACACTGATACGAGCCTGATCATATCGCTTAAAGAGCCACTCTGAAGCGGAACGAGGTTTATGGGTGCGTTGTGCAACAAGATCATCATAATCGTCATTCAATAATACAGTGAGGGTTCCCCAATCTTTAGGTTCACGGAAGGGATATGCAGGAGATGCGAAAAACGGACCCTCATGTCCACGAGCCGTCATCTCATCACTCACTCTTCTCATAATATGAACATATGGGAAATCATCAAGTTGTACAGTTTCTTTGATCCCAAATTCTGAGCGGCATTCTTGAGGTGTTAAACTAGCGAGATAATGACGCACCTCTGATTTTCCTGACGCAGGAAGTGCTAATAAAAGAAGCACGTCCACATCTTGTGTTTGTGCTTTCGTTGTTTTCTGGCTTTTGGCAGACAGCATCCCCACAGCCGCAATAAGACAGAGTAAAGAATAGAAATATTTTCTCATGACAAGCCCTCACGATAAAAATGTAAAAAACTATCGGGTGGCTAGCTTATAGAAGAGAGAGTTACGTGACAAGCTCAAATATTCAATCGTTGTTTGACAGCATCACTTTGCAGTTCTCGCATAGCATCAGCGCCAATCCATCGTGTTGGTTTTTCAACCGCACTCTTGAGCTCCCGTGCAACACTCACGGCCCGACTATGTAACAATGCATTGCGTTTACCAACTTGACGAAGCGCCCAATTAACGGCCTTCTTTACAAAATTGCGGTCATCATCGGCATGCAATAAAACGGCCCTCAAGAATGGGATAAACTTTTCATCAGAAGCTTCTTTGTCTTTCACAGCAAGCACTGCCATCAAAGCAAAGCCTGCACGTCGAATAAATTCTTCGTCACGAGAGCTCCACAATAATGCCTTATTATAGACATCAGGCATTTTCCAAAAAACATTTAGACATGCCTGGTCACAGACATCCCAGGAATCAAGACCTTTTAGCCAGCGCTCCAGTTCCTTGTTTGTAAATTTATCTGCTTCAGCAACCATTGTTGCTAACAGCCGCGCCTCATGAACCTTTGTATCCCATAACTTCTGTGCAAGCTCATGATCTTTACCAATCTCACAAGCAAGTTTACGCAGTACGGGTACCGAGACGCCATATGCTTTGATTGTTTTAATGCCAAAGCGCGCCATACCTTCTAGTAATTGAGCATCTGAGTGTACTTGGAGAGTTTTGAGAATAGTCTGTATGCGATCTGCAATAGTCATGAACGGCCCTTAAAAAATAACCACTTCATTTCAGATCGAAGTATAAAACAGTTTTTAAAGTTTGACTAAAGGTCTAGTTACCATGAAGCCATTCTTGTATTTTGTGAAACAGATAAGGCTGAATATCGGGATAGGTGAGAGACTCTGGAATCCCATCAAGTAGATGGACGCTACTAATTTCAAAAGGCGGTAATTCACCAAGATCGACAATTTCCGAATAACATAGAAGGCCACGACCCAACTCTACGCCTGCTTTAGACACTACGTATACACAAACAGGAGTTAATCTGAAAGTTCTAGCTCCTGTTTCTTCAAAGAGCTCTCGTCTTGCCGTGAAGAGTATCTTCTCATGTAATTCGCGGGATCCTCCCGGAATTTCGAAGGTATTTCTCTTGTTATGCCTGACAAAAACCCATTTGTCCTTAAATCGCGCAACAATGACCGCAAACTGTAATTTCTGCTCGCACGCCTCTGTGAAAGGCTCAAATGTGACCTTTGTCATTGATTCCAACGCTGCATGTCACTCTAACTCTGATTTCGCTAGACTTGGCACAATTGATAACTCAAGCAGGTAACCTGTTTCATCTGAGATTTGCAAATTAACTGCATCTCCAAATAGTGTGAAGAATTCCGAATCAGAATAAAGAGTGCGTGTATTTTCTTTCAAGCTCCCGCAACGTACATGGAGACAAACTTGATTTTCATTGCGTGTTGCACCAACCTCTACGTATATTCCTGCTTCATCATTCTTTAATTCTATGCACCCAGTTTCTCCCGTAGAAGGAATAATCAACTGAGGATGTGTGATAACCTCGCCATTATCAGTAAGTACCATGTCAAGCATGATATTTTCCTGATTATCGTAGGACATAATTAAGCCGCAAAAAGATAAAGCAAAAAACATGGGATACTTCATAATGAACTCCTTGTATGGAAACATGCATGTAATATGCATTGCATTATATCAATCAGGAGTCTTCTGGGCAATTATAACTTAATCTTATGCAGGTACTGAAACTCCGCAGGCCTTAGTCGGTTTGATACTAAAATACACTAGGATTTCGGTCTGGAGGGTTGTAAGAATATCGTAAACTTAGTCCTCTAAAATCATGAGCAGCCACTTCAAAAATAACCACTTCATTTCAGATCGAAGTATAAAACAGTTTTGGAACTTGGACGAATATTGACAGTCTATTGCCTTTGATCAAAACTTCTTACAAGCTCTGATTCCGCATATCCTCCCTAATTAGGGAATGAATACAGGATCACCACAAAGGAGAAGAAGCAGAATGCCTAAAGTCTTAAAGTTACTTCTATGGACCCTATCAATAATCACTATTTTAACGGGCAGCTCCATCGTATATCTTCTCTGGCTTCAGCCAGCCTTCTATTTTCCAAAACCAGAAGGCCGGTACGCAGTGGGCACAAAGCTCTATCATTGGATCGATACACGTCGTAAAGAAATATTACATCAAGATAAGCAGCACCCTCACCGTGAATTAAATGTAAAAATATGGTATCCAGCCCAGGAGTATTTACAAAACGCACCAACTACTCCCTATGCTCCCTATGCAATCGATTATTTCAAAAAAAAGAACCCTTTCGCTTGGTTGTTGATATTATCTCGCCCTACGTACGTATATGCAATCCCCGATTTACCTATTGCCACAGATGAATCGACTTTTCCAGTCATTCTTTTTTCTCCAGGATTCCGAGGATTTCAGGATTCTAATACGGCACAATGTGAATCATTGGCAAGCCACGGGTACGTGGTTGTTGGGATAACACATCCATATGATAATACTGTTGTTAAATTTTCCGACGACCGTATAGCAGATGGTCTCAAGTCTCTTTCAAAAAGATCCCAGGGAATCCCTCTTGAGCAAAGCTCCATTCTTGATGATTCGGCTACAATATGGCTGGCCGACATAGAATTTGTATTAAACAAACTCGAACAACTGAAACAAGACAATAATTCTTTTTTATATAAACGGCTTGATCTTAATCATATCGGTATGTTTGGACATTCTATGGGTGGTTCAACTGCTTTGCAAATAGCCGCCCATGATTCTCGCATAAAAGCAGCAGTAAATTTAGATGGTGCTTTATTTGGTTATAATATAGCAAAAAAGATTGATAAACCCTGCATGGTATTGCTTGCGGGAAATGGCGTTACGTTCAATGAACGCCCCCTGACTCAAAACGAATGGAAAAGATATAATATTACTTCACAGGAAGAAGAAGCGAAATTGAAGGAAAGTTATTTACCAGCACTTGATAAGCTCGCACAATCAACACATCATAATTTCTACACATTTGTTGTTAAAAATGCAGGGCATCTTGATTTTTCAGATATGGCATTATCAAAGTCCGCAGCCCCGCTTGTTCATCTTATTGCGATGACAAACAGCTCTCTGCTAAGGTTGGGATCTATTAATGGAGAAAAAGTAACAGAAATCGTAAACGCATACCTTCTAAGCTTCTTTAATAAGTATCTGAAGAAAGAAACCTCAGCCCTATTGGATAGTCAAGATGGGCATTACGCAGAAATTGAAACGCGAAATAAAAAATAAAACAAAACATAAGAATTGGTGGAGGCGATGGGAATCGAACCCATGTCCGCACTACAACAGACCCAAAGCGCTACATGCTTATTCTTCGAATATACAAACTTACCGCCTCGAAGACACAGTACAGTAAGTAGGCTTATTCAGTGATACAATCAGGCTACAAAATAAGAGAATCTACCCTGAATGTCCTATCTGGATAATTCGAATCAGGTCAACTGATAGACACGTCTTCCTGATAAGTCGTTTAATCGCGTCGATTAAGCGAATGCTGGAATTTCAGCATTTATTGTTGTACACAATT comes from the Candidatus Babeliales bacterium genome and includes:
- a CDS encoding aminoacyl-tRNA hydrolase produces the protein MKQASRCKITVIMGLGNPGPSYYWTRHSIGFRIVDALAEHLGTSWERQGAMLLAHVTIQDCDVLLVKPQTFMNASGSVIPSLKQMGLKPGQLLVVHDELELPFGILKLKEGGSARGHNGLKSIMASYGEDFLRLRFGVGRPEDRDAVADYVLTKFNQPRPEVDQAIQKACDMIEELFAEPAP
- a CDS encoding OmpH family outer membrane protein, whose translation is MKRHKVIAVLCCLGLGYLSANDLAICAYNPDEIMEKSKERAALVEEIDTTYQKLFDTIKQEESELKDAVTKFQNKVALLSEAAKETEQNTLVRKKRDLDTKAERALEDYRVERQKAELRFVQKLDSQVSQFAQEHHYDLVVPKSPGLAMRSQADKTQELLAYMNKAYEGKSGSRTA
- a CDS encoding HAD-IC family P-type ATPase — its product is MKAYQSTINELLQKYKTSAEQGLSSNEVRQRLEKHGPNTLPEPPRDPLLLIFVRQFQNPLIYILLIAAAIIFFVGNKMDAFIISGVLSFNAILGTIQEGRTQNILDRLRHFITTTSVVLRDGEKEVIHDENIVVGDIIVLHEGERIPADARLIEVNNLKIDEALLTGESEGIIKTSGTISREASIADQINMVFRGTSVLSGSGKAIVTAIGSDTEIGHLHISIEGIRTDMPLKHELDRLARGVLVLIFILCVALLGIGLLLGKTFTDLLVMLTALFICVVPEGLPVVLTLVLVTGAHRMAKKNILVKRLRAVDALGRTEVIVLDKTGTLTRNEMVVSQVYVSGQLCSISGSGYFKQGTIRCNGTETMIGMNPHIDALALAGTLLNRSEIEYVKERDIFKIKGEPLEAAMYIFAQKLGLDEKKVYDAYSLIYEIPFDREYAYHAGFYKYNGKCIAFVVGAPEIMKERCHNFDTRAQESLDKMLAVGLRIVSVGAITLNLDQVENHGNDLTFFKSKLESIEFMGFFGIQDAIRPDVIDMISQSRDAGLHIVMATGDHKKTALYVAKRVGIYREGDEVVEGKDLEALAYDELMSRLARITVFARVTPADKLRIVRLFHDLGEVVAMTGDGVNDTPPLIAADVGIAMGGIGTEVAKAAADVVLLDDSFVHVVSAVEQGRHILYALRRVVLYFFTTNLGEVLVVMFALLLNFPLPILAAQILWLNFVTDGFLDVALAMEPKEDGLLRQDWFKKSRYLIDKSLIIKTLYMAIPMGLGSLIIFSFYYHTDLDKARTLTMVTMALYQWFNAWNCRSERKPIFEIGWFSNRWLIAATVLVGVLQVLVVRMPMLQRIFKTVPLSAKEFGLILLFTAPLFFFEEARKWVVRTREQRVDSR
- a CDS encoding DNA alkylation repair protein, which translates into the protein MTIADRIQTILKTLQVHSDAQLLEGMARFGIKTIKAYGVSVPVLRKLACEIGKDHELAQKLWDTKVHEARLLATMVAEADKFTNKELERWLKGLDSWDVCDQACLNVFWKMPDVYNKALLWSSRDEEFIRRAGFALMAVLAVKDKEASDEKFIPFLRAVLLHADDDRNFVKKAVNWALRQVGKRNALLHSRAVSVARELKSAVEKPTRWIGADAMRELQSDAVKQRLNI
- a CDS encoding NUDIX domain-containing protein yields the protein MTKVTFEPFTEACEQKLQFAVIVARFKDKWVFVRHNKRNTFEIPGGSRELHEKILFTARRELFEETGARTFRLTPVCVYVVSKAGVELGRGLLCYSEIVDLGELPPFEISSVHLLDGIPESLTYPDIQPYLFHKIQEWLHGN
- a CDS encoding dienelactone hydrolase family protein gives rise to the protein MPKVLKLLLWTLSIITILTGSSIVYLLWLQPAFYFPKPEGRYAVGTKLYHWIDTRRKEILHQDKQHPHRELNVKIWYPAQEYLQNAPTTPYAPYAIDYFKKKNPFAWLLILSRPTYVYAIPDLPIATDESTFPVILFSPGFRGFQDSNTAQCESLASHGYVVVGITHPYDNTVVKFSDDRIADGLKSLSKRSQGIPLEQSSILDDSATIWLADIEFVLNKLEQLKQDNNSFLYKRLDLNHIGMFGHSMGGSTALQIAAHDSRIKAAVNLDGALFGYNIAKKIDKPCMVLLAGNGVTFNERPLTQNEWKRYNITSQEEEAKLKESYLPALDKLAQSTHHNFYTFVVKNAGHLDFSDMALSKSAAPLVHLIAMTNSSLLRLGSINGEKVTEIVNAYLLSFFNKYLKKETSALLDSQDGHYAEIETRNKK